From Pagrus major chromosome 6, Pma_NU_1.0, one genomic window encodes:
- the apcdd1l gene encoding protein APCDD1-like — protein MKCAEAGDMSNGRFSHLLRGVWLLWLWQAVFVAGTGSKLWEVPTASFTSSSNLSESLQWEQGCQYRHLQDRVRITADVPPRVDGTWVSTRCEVRPGPEFLTRSYTFHPSRHFLALQHFYTDSGCEDPAYSLMIRGKLRLRQASWITRGATEAEHHLSKVSIVVHSVAAKQRLSSRLPASCVGPTLGQMMPGKLYELYNTRAGRGCLAALGFSMMEMGLIRVETQHHSHGGKVQELFLGDIHTDWTQRTQYRPTGYQQPLQNAMHHIHPCPVCALVYRSSEQRPPVLPRSPAAPLSLSGRWVSQLCETRPNILFLTRDFTFDPDQHAWEGIYRHYSDPACSQPTFTLRASGHYAQGNPSVKVSGATEFVFKVIQVRVTAAEEPTAKLLNGTRPGKCGRAGGWEVGVEQDLTPTDGCALLGIKLPHKEYELFKTELDHRKHPLLFIGERPTDGSSPDRPQRRPTSFQAPMMLCSAGETQHSHRYGSGFNSKQVQLEASGTDRLAQLVLLVLGSVLCSWFCVY, from the exons ATGAAGTGTGCGGAAGCCGGAGACATGTCAAACGGACGTTTCAGTCACCTGTTGAGGGGAGTCTGGCTGCTGTGGCTGTGGCAAG ctgtgtttgtggctggAACTGGGAGTAAACTATGGGAGGTGCCCACGGcctccttcacttcctcctccaacCTCAGTGAGAGCCTGCAGTGGGAGCAGGGCTGCCAGTACCGGCACCTACAGGACAGAGTGAGAATCACAGCAGACGTGCCACCAAGAGTGGACGGCACATGGGTGTCGACAAg ATGTGAAGTTCGGCCCGGTCCGGAGTTCCTCACCCGCTCCTACACCTTCCACCCCAGCCGTCACTTCCTGGCCCTGCAGCACTTCTACACCGACAGCGGCTGCGAGGACCCGGCCTACTCCCTGATGATCAGGGGCAAGCTTCGTCTGCGTCAGGCCTCCTGGATCACCCGCGGGGCCACTGAAGCTGAACACCACCTCAGCAAGGTGAGCATCGTGGTCCACAGCGTGGCAGCCAAGCAGAGGCTGTCCTCCAGGCTGCCTGCAAGCTGCGTAGGTCCGACTCTGGGTCAAATGATGCCGGGTAAGCTGTACGAGCTATACAACACCCGGGCGGGGAGGGGATGTCTGGCAGCGCTGGGCTTCTCCATGATGGAGATGGGACTGATACGGGTGGAGACGCAGCACCACAGTCATGGAGGGAAGGTCCAGGAGCTGTTCTTAGGGGACATTCACACTGACTGGACACAGAGGACTCAGTACAGACCGACAGGATACCAACAGCCACTGCAAAACGCCATG CATCACATCCACCCCTGCCCTGTGTGCGCCCTGGTGTACCGCTCCTCAGAGCAGCGCCCTCCAGTGTTGCCCCGCAGCCCTGCAGCTCCCCTGTCGCTTTCTGGCCGCTGGGTCAGCCAGCTCTGCGAAACCCGTCCCAacatcctcttcctcacccGAGACTTCACCTTTGATCCTGACCAGCATGCATGGGAGGGCATCTACCGGCACTACTCCGACCCCGCCTGCTCTCAGCCCACCTTCACCCTGAGAGCCTCGGGCCACTACGCTCAGGGAAACCCCTCCGTCAAGGTCTCAGGAGCCACTGAGTTCGTCTTCAAGGTCATCCAGGTGAGAGTCACAGCCGCAGAGGAGCCCACAGCGAAGCTGCTGAACGGGACGAGGCCCGGAAAGTGTGGTCGGGCAGGAGGCTGGGAGGTCGGAGTGGAGCAGGACTTGACTCCTACAGACGGGTGTGCCCTGCTGGGCATCAAGCTGCCTCATAAGGAGTACGAGCTCTTCAAGACTGAGCTGGACCACAGGAAACACCCGCTGCTGTTCATTGGAGAGAGGCCGACCGACGGGTCTAGTCCAGACCGACCGCAGAGGAGGCCCACTTCCTTTCAGGCTCCCATGATGCTTTGCAGTGCGGGGGAGACACAGCATTCACATCGCTACGGCTCAGGTTTTAACAGCAAGCAGGTCCAGTTAGAAGCCAGTGGGACAGACAGACTGGCACAGCTGGTGTTACTGGTGCTGGGATCCGTGCTGTGCAGCTGGTTCTGTGTTTATTAG